The following proteins are co-located in the Flectobacillus major DSM 103 genome:
- a CDS encoding BamA/TamA family outer membrane protein: MKTILAFFLAVSACLAQDSTVHTPKIQKLVKVFTGNKYLISPFVFYMPETNWVIGGGIKRFFNAGGEGDSLTRISNTSVFVQYSLNHQLMFEHNYQVFTNNEKYYILGYYGFNRFPINYYGVGKNAKLENKELVSFDHIRFDNLTLRKIANGLFAGIGWRYFKTFHVTGENGVLEQSKVSGYQGSIASGPKLALLFDNRDNVLTPSAGFYAQVEWTGHRSYWGSTHTFNRTMLDLRMYWKPITHRDDVIGLQSFVQLMTGNIPFNELSQLGGDMIMRGYYQGSFRDNNLFATQAEYRYQVLKRWGLVGFIGLGGVNNTLSDMNSLEWKPSYGGGLRFKINRKENVNVRVDYGFGNGQQNLYFFIAESF, encoded by the coding sequence TTGAAAACAATTTTAGCATTTTTCTTGGCTGTGTCAGCTTGCTTGGCACAGGATTCTACCGTACATACGCCCAAAATCCAGAAACTAGTAAAGGTTTTTACGGGCAATAAGTACTTGATTTCGCCTTTTGTTTTTTATATGCCCGAAACCAATTGGGTAATTGGAGGAGGCATAAAACGATTTTTTAATGCAGGAGGTGAAGGTGATTCACTCACGAGAATCTCGAATACATCGGTTTTTGTACAATATTCTTTAAATCATCAGTTGATGTTTGAACACAATTACCAAGTATTTACCAACAACGAAAAATACTATATTTTGGGCTATTATGGTTTTAATCGCTTTCCTATCAACTATTATGGCGTTGGGAAAAATGCCAAACTAGAAAATAAAGAGTTGGTATCCTTCGACCACATTCGCTTTGATAACCTTACCTTACGGAAAATCGCCAATGGCCTTTTTGCTGGAATAGGTTGGCGGTATTTCAAAACATTTCATGTAACAGGCGAGAATGGTGTATTAGAACAATCAAAAGTGTCTGGTTATCAGGGTTCTATTGCCTCTGGGCCAAAGTTGGCTCTACTTTTCGACAATCGTGATAATGTGCTGACACCTTCCGCAGGATTTTATGCTCAGGTAGAATGGACAGGACATCGGTCGTATTGGGGTAGTACTCATACCTTTAACCGTACCATGCTTGATTTGCGAATGTATTGGAAACCCATCACCCACCGAGACGATGTAATAGGCTTACAAAGCTTTGTTCAGCTTATGACGGGCAATATCCCATTTAATGAGCTATCACAGCTTGGTGGCGACATGATTATGCGGGGGTACTATCAAGGAAGTTTTCGGGATAATAACTTATTTGCCACCCAAGCCGAATACCGATATCAGGTGTTGAAACGATGGGGATTAGTAGGTTTTATTGGGTTAGGAGGAGTAAACAATACCTTGTCAGACATGAATAGCCTTGAATGGAAACCTAGCTATGGGGGAGGGCTAAGGTTCAAAATCAATCGAAAAGAAAACGTAAATGTTAGGGTAGATTATGGCTTTGGCAATGGACAGCAAAATCTCTATTTTTTTATAGCAGAATCGTTTTAA
- a CDS encoding RHS repeat domain-containing protein, with amino-acid sequence MIKLYTTILFVCLVSIRFTLFSQETKTQASTPEKAKTTVPITNSVQENGTPVGTGDKDPEKPQEGEVSTSLAGQASGSVPTASPEMAFQNRFLDIPVNAFTGTAQVPIHLYTLTEGNISVPIAITYNASGVKAHEVAAWTGMNWVLSAGSSIFRVVRGIPDEGKLEYATFGSNRSDTRKGFYQHGIKANNDVNNDSESDLYLLNINGGTYKFTFESVVSIDPNTGQTYRKAIFFPDADIDVRVNYRHFKPYGETSINYNIGQFTDWQITMPDGIMYTFAGTSETTESSFEIEAKIAISQGVYEGGNELYRYAKNNKITSAWNVTKISSPFGNHIDFTYAPSKYAYFKLAEQERQTNNCSFGAISNAINKVYVQGSALVGISSQTIKVTVNDALWECRLNPNYNNGDSGEDEFICGFSSNASSRIDVDTWGRLPLGTSTNPSIPNPDAKLFAKLSVQDRNNTSGKILEWSFEYQNLNSNYYDLDPALYNYTFSEVGYTHQRRLFLQKINFPDGNNYRFTYGANNYLIPSRLTRRIDHWGFLNYESNSNLIGKDYTRPCSPSDGSVVANRETSTIYNYAQTYTIDSVISNTGSIITFGYDNHQARNFVGAIGGSRIRKIETKDLISGIKTIKTYDYLQTDGTSSSGFMALKPVYHFTDLNNNEHWNSGIYSQLLGLLGKPVVGYSRVVEKIVSPFQNTSLGYTVLEFNQSLTETNLVINGSSIPYTVRPWKNHFNHDYANGVPTKVSTYSSDNQVITEKITNYTFANSDHLAISGYKSFRLNGLNYNFEEAYSEPLAKFRIKSETTKVYNQDGTNPLVNTNTYTYKDEMNNAYRLAYQGKHNQVVKTESYDSYGYLNQTLNKYAIDFTFGQDSISHQVCYDNSGNIVDCNDPTVNPNFTQTYYEKYDHIPTNIEAKGIWQLQQKKMWATVIETIAMKNNKVVSATYQNFYPDSTQYHQAGLGKESFIAQNLPLTTFSEVKYNRFATGENFDKDEHYDLRRTIEKYNSLGMPVVVQNRFGARDSTVYDATNTLVLEQHNNIQAYDKNRTKQEYNTIIFGVSKEIATNDLEIQKEYYDNGKIKQIKDKDGNVIQHYQYYYRGQADNDPYVNTDNDKNRIITRTPRIATSNATNLDFDQCVILVTYMDGTGKTLQSVAYKSSPNQKDIISDITLFDEFGRPNKNILPIESNYNDGRYTHVGILDFNGFTSRYPFDYVSNVQSVINKARLFYNDNAPYSEISIYESSPLSRTFKSFGTGQAWRDNDKSTQIKYETATGIKKFTVLHDNTTVTVGTYSGYELTKKTLIDERGSLVVEYTDKSGNLIQKDVQVDGTASSPVFLTTAHIFDDIGRLRYTLNPKAYNALSVLTSFNENNTIFWSNAYVYRYDGRNRIIEKHSPSLGWSKLVYNRLNQVVLMQDSQETLDNTWNYIKYDGHGRTIQTGQIVTPLTASAIQQGFDALSSEKQYEERSTLIGNIQQYTNRSYYSVLGNLITDASLKTVLYYDDYHWRYNNNYSGNIAEYAFQTNPFNASAYSTSNAKGMATGALTKIEMYGDFLFPSVNYFDNKNRNIQSIGYHNLLARNQSDIQYNFVGDVLQNRMIYRKNGDADRVRTYEYGLDHIGRKKELFYTFKEGTTTKVARIKMANYAYDAIGRLKTKGIQPTNDYSTKQTGLWTDPNTWLKGIIPTINDAVVINQGHTVTIPTNQTVTAGSLYDKGTLIFQQNSILSMGTLPANQSNAALQLIEYSYNIRGGLRGLNLEGSGNLATSQEKLFSYKLDYHETGKYFDGSISAQSWKNHNSAQSRSYSFSYDRANRLKNSIYSGGQTGENFSIPTVNYDVNGNITFLSRMGKSGTSTVKIDSLDYQYFNNGDQLKTVNDYASNAQAEGFKNGSNTGDDYEYYADGKLKKDLNRNISLIEYNFLDLVSKITRGNGDYIEYKYTSTGTKRQTKRVIGGVESYTLYDGEILYTYTGTTPALGNFTVSEVQNAEGRFVNNRLEYGYTDHLGNLRLSYYDSLGTPAIVQINAYDAWGMEIRPLRYLVAGASQDKYTWQGKEDLSGDGLENWSDFGWRVEDRTLGRWFTPDPEDQFESISTYAYCANNPVSHIDPDGRALPVVAVGALIGAGISALTYTASVAFSEGGFNNWSWGSFAKSMGVGAVSGALSSGIGQAYGGIGDFSKELSRAFTHGIVQANVSAFTGGDVGSAFLSSVISSGVGSGTSGASDGVQLGVSALSGAGLSTAMNGGNFWENLAYSSAVVGLNHIPHKPTPAEIRKNAMRKFRRDVLESLSLGISRLNPAEITILLDFTDVPITRYLLNINYAYDVRNGLFGENTPPDNNHSNAFLHAYIAAIHTDSFGYDIARKLVDAHEMTQGQGVGTQMDKRNNMIGLSLGSRGITNAQTIYQMVKKGSFWIIENNNLVQKPMK; translated from the coding sequence ATGATAAAACTTTACACTACAATCCTATTTGTTTGCTTAGTCAGTATTCGTTTTACCCTTTTTTCGCAAGAAACTAAAACGCAGGCATCCACACCTGAAAAAGCAAAAACTACAGTACCTATTACAAATAGTGTACAAGAGAACGGTACACCAGTAGGAACAGGGGATAAAGACCCCGAAAAACCCCAAGAGGGAGAGGTAAGCACTTCTTTGGCTGGACAAGCCTCAGGTTCTGTTCCAACGGCTTCTCCAGAGATGGCATTTCAAAATCGATTCTTGGACATACCAGTAAATGCTTTTACTGGTACTGCACAAGTTCCTATTCATTTATATACTTTAACTGAGGGTAATATCAGTGTGCCAATAGCAATTACTTATAATGCCTCAGGAGTTAAAGCTCACGAAGTTGCCGCCTGGACTGGTATGAATTGGGTTTTATCGGCTGGCTCAAGCATTTTTCGCGTTGTAAGGGGTATCCCCGATGAAGGGAAATTGGAATACGCTACTTTTGGTAGTAATCGTAGCGATACACGAAAAGGATTTTACCAACATGGTATTAAGGCTAATAATGATGTAAATAATGATTCTGAATCAGATTTGTATTTGCTCAATATAAACGGAGGTACTTATAAGTTTACCTTTGAATCTGTTGTTAGTATAGACCCCAACACAGGTCAAACCTACCGAAAAGCTATTTTCTTTCCTGATGCAGATATTGATGTTCGTGTTAACTATCGACATTTTAAGCCCTATGGCGAAACTTCGATTAATTATAACATTGGGCAATTTACAGATTGGCAAATAACAATGCCCGATGGTATTATGTATACGTTTGCTGGTACATCCGAAACGACTGAATCTTCTTTTGAAATAGAAGCCAAAATAGCCATTAGCCAAGGAGTTTATGAAGGAGGGAACGAGCTATACCGCTATGCTAAAAACAATAAAATTACATCAGCTTGGAATGTTACGAAAATAAGTTCTCCTTTCGGGAATCATATCGACTTTACCTATGCACCATCAAAATATGCTTATTTTAAATTAGCAGAACAAGAAAGACAAACTAATAACTGTAGCTTTGGCGCTATCTCAAACGCTATAAATAAAGTTTATGTACAAGGATCTGCTTTGGTCGGAATCAGTAGCCAAACAATTAAAGTAACAGTGAATGATGCCCTTTGGGAATGTCGTTTAAATCCCAACTATAATAATGGAGATTCAGGCGAAGATGAGTTTATTTGTGGCTTTAGTAGTAATGCTTCTTCTAGAATTGATGTAGATACTTGGGGGCGGCTTCCCCTTGGTACTAGCACCAATCCATCAATACCCAATCCAGACGCTAAACTATTTGCCAAGCTTTCGGTACAAGATAGAAATAATACTTCTGGCAAAATCCTAGAGTGGAGTTTTGAATACCAAAATCTTAATAGCAACTATTACGATTTAGACCCAGCTTTGTATAATTATACTTTTTCAGAGGTTGGCTATACTCATCAAAGAAGGTTATTTCTCCAAAAAATCAATTTTCCTGATGGAAACAACTATCGTTTTACTTATGGAGCAAACAATTATTTGATTCCAAGTCGTTTGACCAGAAGAATTGACCATTGGGGTTTTCTTAATTATGAATCTAATAGTAATTTGATAGGAAAGGATTACACTCGCCCTTGTTCTCCGAGCGATGGCAGTGTGGTTGCTAATCGAGAAACAAGTACGATATATAATTATGCTCAAACCTATACCATTGATAGTGTTATTAGCAATACTGGTTCTATCATCACGTTTGGATACGATAATCATCAAGCCCGTAATTTTGTTGGAGCTATTGGTGGTAGTCGTATTCGTAAGATAGAAACCAAGGACCTTATTTCGGGTATCAAAACCATCAAAACTTACGATTATCTTCAAACAGACGGTACTTCTTCTTCTGGATTTATGGCACTAAAGCCTGTATATCATTTCACCGATTTGAATAATAATGAACACTGGAATTCGGGCATTTATTCACAACTATTGGGGCTTCTGGGAAAACCTGTAGTAGGGTACAGTCGAGTTGTTGAAAAGATAGTTTCTCCTTTTCAGAATACCTCTTTAGGATATACGGTGCTTGAGTTTAATCAAAGTCTTACAGAAACCAATTTGGTAATTAATGGCTCATCTATTCCATATACTGTTAGGCCATGGAAAAACCACTTTAACCACGACTACGCCAATGGAGTACCCACGAAGGTGTCTACCTATAGTTCAGACAATCAGGTGATTACTGAAAAAATAACTAATTATACGTTTGCCAATTCTGATCACTTAGCGATTAGTGGATATAAAAGTTTTCGGCTCAATGGTTTGAATTATAATTTTGAAGAAGCATATTCTGAGCCACTTGCAAAATTTCGGATTAAGTCTGAAACCACCAAAGTCTACAATCAGGATGGCACAAATCCCCTTGTCAATACAAACACATATACCTATAAAGACGAAATGAATAATGCGTATCGTCTGGCATATCAAGGCAAACACAATCAAGTAGTAAAAACCGAAAGTTATGACAGTTATGGATATTTGAATCAGACTCTCAACAAATATGCCATTGATTTTACTTTTGGTCAGGACTCAATCAGTCACCAAGTTTGTTATGACAATTCGGGCAATATCGTTGATTGTAATGACCCAACTGTAAATCCAAACTTTACACAAACCTACTATGAAAAATACGACCATATCCCAACAAATATAGAAGCAAAAGGTATTTGGCAACTACAACAAAAGAAAATGTGGGCAACTGTGATTGAAACCATTGCCATGAAAAACAACAAAGTGGTTTCGGCTACTTATCAGAATTTTTATCCCGACTCTACCCAGTATCATCAAGCAGGCTTAGGAAAAGAAAGCTTTATCGCTCAGAATTTACCATTAACAACTTTTAGCGAAGTCAAATACAATCGTTTTGCTACAGGCGAAAATTTTGATAAAGATGAACATTATGATTTAAGAAGAACTATTGAAAAATATAACTCTTTGGGTATGCCAGTTGTTGTTCAAAACAGATTTGGAGCAAGAGACTCAACAGTATACGATGCCACTAATACACTTGTTTTGGAACAACACAATAATATTCAAGCATACGACAAAAACCGCACAAAACAAGAGTACAATACTATAATTTTTGGCGTAAGCAAGGAAATCGCTACCAATGATTTAGAGATTCAAAAAGAGTATTATGATAACGGTAAAATTAAACAGATTAAAGATAAAGACGGCAATGTTATTCAACATTATCAATATTATTATCGTGGACAAGCAGACAACGACCCTTATGTAAATACAGATAATGATAAAAATCGTATTATTACTCGAACACCACGGATAGCGACGTCTAATGCTACAAATTTAGATTTTGACCAGTGTGTGATTTTGGTAACATACATGGATGGAACAGGTAAAACACTACAGTCGGTAGCATACAAATCATCTCCCAACCAAAAGGATATAATTTCTGATATAACTCTTTTTGATGAATTTGGAAGACCCAACAAAAATATTTTGCCTATTGAAAGTAATTACAATGATGGACGCTATACCCATGTTGGTATTTTAGATTTTAATGGTTTTACGTCTCGCTATCCATTCGACTACGTATCGAATGTACAAAGTGTGATAAACAAAGCTCGACTTTTTTATAATGACAATGCTCCTTATTCAGAAATCAGTATTTATGAGTCCTCGCCACTCAGTAGAACATTCAAGTCTTTTGGAACAGGGCAGGCTTGGCGAGATAACGATAAATCAACGCAGATAAAATATGAAACAGCAACGGGAATTAAGAAATTTACGGTACTACATGATAACACCACCGTAACCGTTGGCACGTACTCAGGCTATGAATTAACGAAAAAAACTTTGATTGATGAGCGTGGAAGTTTGGTAGTAGAATACACCGACAAATCGGGAAACCTCATTCAAAAAGATGTCCAAGTGGATGGTACAGCAAGCAGTCCAGTATTTTTAACAACGGCTCATATTTTTGATGATATTGGAAGGCTTCGCTACACGCTTAACCCGAAGGCTTATAATGCCTTATCGGTGCTTACATCTTTTAATGAAAACAATACTATTTTTTGGTCTAATGCCTATGTGTACCGTTATGATGGTCGCAATCGTATCATAGAAAAACACAGCCCTAGCCTAGGATGGAGTAAGCTCGTCTATAACCGTCTAAATCAGGTAGTATTAATGCAAGACTCACAGGAAACCCTTGATAACACCTGGAATTATATTAAGTATGATGGACATGGCAGAACCATCCAGACAGGGCAAATCGTTACTCCTTTAACGGCTAGTGCTATACAACAAGGCTTTGATGCCTTGTCGAGTGAAAAACAATATGAAGAACGAAGTACCCTAATAGGCAATATTCAGCAATATACCAATCGATCGTATTATAGTGTATTAGGTAACTTGATTACCGATGCCAGCCTCAAAACGGTGTTGTATTACGATGATTATCATTGGCGATATAATAACAATTATTCTGGTAATATTGCCGAATATGCTTTTCAGACAAACCCTTTTAATGCCTCTGCTTATTCTACTAGTAATGCCAAGGGGATGGCAACAGGAGCATTAACAAAAATTGAAATGTATGGAGATTTCCTTTTTCCAAGTGTCAATTATTTTGATAACAAAAATCGCAATATTCAGTCTATCGGCTATCATAACTTATTAGCTCGTAACCAAAGCGATATACAGTATAATTTTGTAGGAGATGTTTTACAAAACCGAATGATTTATCGCAAAAATGGCGATGCCGACCGTGTGCGTACTTATGAATACGGATTGGATCATATCGGTAGAAAAAAAGAATTATTCTATACCTTCAAAGAAGGAACAACCACTAAAGTGGCCCGTATAAAAATGGCAAATTATGCTTATGATGCCATTGGTAGATTAAAAACAAAAGGTATTCAACCCACAAACGATTATAGTACCAAGCAAACAGGCTTATGGACAGACCCCAATACTTGGCTCAAAGGAATTATCCCTACTATAAATGATGCTGTGGTGATTAATCAAGGTCATACCGTTACTATTCCAACAAATCAAACTGTTACCGCAGGGAGTTTATACGATAAAGGAACGCTCATTTTTCAGCAAAATAGTATTTTATCAATGGGTACATTACCTGCCAATCAAAGTAACGCTGCCTTACAGCTTATAGAGTATAGCTATAATATCAGAGGAGGATTACGAGGTTTGAATTTGGAGGGTTCAGGTAACTTAGCCACTTCGCAAGAAAAGCTATTTAGTTATAAATTAGATTACCACGAAACAGGGAAATATTTTGATGGTAGCATCTCTGCCCAAAGTTGGAAAAATCATAATAGTGCACAATCACGGAGTTATTCATTTAGTTATGATAGAGCCAATCGTTTAAAAAATTCCATTTATTCGGGAGGGCAAACGGGTGAGAATTTTTCTATTCCAACCGTCAATTATGATGTAAATGGCAATATTACGTTCTTATCTCGTATGGGAAAATCAGGAACGAGTACCGTAAAAATTGACTCTCTTGATTATCAATATTTCAACAATGGCGACCAATTAAAAACCGTGAACGATTATGCTTCAAATGCACAAGCGGAAGGTTTTAAAAATGGCTCAAATACTGGCGATGATTACGAGTATTACGCTGATGGTAAACTCAAAAAAGATTTAAACCGCAATATTTCACTCATTGAATACAATTTCTTAGATTTAGTTTCAAAGATTACTCGTGGGAACGGTGATTATATTGAATACAAATACACCTCAACGGGTACGAAGCGACAAACCAAAAGAGTGATAGGCGGAGTCGAAAGTTATACATTATATGATGGTGAAATACTCTATACTTATACAGGTACAACCCCAGCCTTGGGTAACTTCACCGTTTCGGAAGTACAAAATGCAGAAGGACGTTTTGTTAATAACCGTTTAGAATATGGCTATACCGACCATTTGGGCAATTTACGTTTGAGTTACTATGATAGTTTGGGTACTCCTGCCATCGTTCAAATCAATGCGTATGATGCTTGGGGAATGGAAATTAGACCTTTGCGATATTTGGTTGCAGGAGCAAGCCAAGATAAATACACTTGGCAAGGTAAGGAAGATTTAAGCGGTGATGGTTTAGAAAATTGGTCTGATTTTGGGTGGAGAGTTGAGGATAGAACGCTTGGACGATGGTTCACGCCAGACCCTGAAGACCAATTTGAAAGCATAAGTACATACGCTTATTGTGCCAATAATCCAGTAAGCCATATCGACCCCGATGGACGAGCCTTACCAGTGGTAGCCGTAGGAGCTTTAATTGGTGCGGGTATTAGTGCCTTAACTTACACAGCAAGCGTTGCCTTTAGTGAAGGCGGTTTCAACAACTGGAGTTGGGGTTCTTTTGCTAAATCGATGGGCGTTGGGGCTGTTTCGGGGGCGTTGAGTTCGGGCATTGGTCAGGCTTATGGAGGTATTGGCGACTTTAGCAAGGAACTATCCAGAGCCTTTACACATGGAATAGTCCAAGCCAATGTATCAGCCTTTACGGGTGGCGATGTCGGAAGTGCATTTTTGAGTAGCGTTATTTCTTCGGGCGTTGGTTCGGGAACAAGCGGAGCAAGTGATGGCGTACAATTAGGCGTTTCGGCTTTATCAGGTGCAGGTTTATCAACAGCTATGAACGGAGGTAATTTTTGGGAGAATTTGGCGTATAGTTCGGCGGTAGTTGGGTTGAATCATATTCCGCATAAACCAACACCTGCTGAAATAAGAAAAAATGCAATGAGAAAATTTAGAAGAGATGTTTTAGAAAGTTTATCATTAGGAATAAGTAGATTAAATCCTGCTGAAATTACTATATTATTAGACTTTACGGACGTACCGATTACAAGATATTTATTGAATATTAATTATGCTTATGATGTACGAAATGGACTATTTGGAGAGAATACTCCACCAGACAACAATCACTCTAATGCTTTTCTTCATGCTTATATTGCTGCTATACATACTGATTCATTTGGGTATGATATTGCCAGAAAATTAGTTGATGCACATGAAATGACTCAAGGGCAAGGGGTTGGCACACAGATGGATAAAAGAAATAACATGATTGGATTAAGTTTAGGTTCTCGTGGTATTACGAATGCACAAACTATTTATCAAATGGTTAAAAAGGGGTCGTTTTGGATAATTGAAAATAATAACTTAGTACAAAAACCAATGAAATAG
- a CDS encoding type VI secretion system amidase effector protein Tae4 yields MNGGNFWENLAYSSVVVGLNHLMQHITRPRMIDMQKNYPVNPDGSEMSAKDVFKKVGGEVYEATGGEGNACATRVSYALNRSGVKIPKMSFTLKGKDGNNYIVNAAKLNGWLIKVFGNPDMSLTDPTFPMMGNGLNQGLYVMLPQSYDSFGASGHATLFLGGGCISNHCYFENAKTINLWRLK; encoded by the coding sequence ATGAACGGAGGGAATTTTTGGGAGAATTTGGCTTATAGTAGTGTGGTGGTTGGATTGAATCATTTGATGCAACATATTACGAGACCACGAATGATAGATATGCAAAAAAACTATCCTGTAAACCCTGATGGTAGTGAAATGTCAGCAAAAGATGTATTTAAAAAGGTTGGTGGAGAGGTCTATGAAGCAACAGGTGGCGAGGGAAATGCTTGTGCTACGAGAGTTTCTTACGCACTTAATAGATCAGGGGTTAAAATTCCTAAAATGTCATTTACTTTAAAAGGGAAAGATGGGAATAACTATATTGTTAATGCAGCTAAGTTGAATGGATGGCTCATAAAAGTATTTGGAAATCCTGATATGTCACTCACTGACCCTACATTTCCAATGATGGGTAATGGTTTAAATCAGGGACTATATGTGATGCTCCCTCAAAGTTATGATAGTTTTGGTGCTAGTGGCCATGCTACTTTATTTTTAGGAGGTGGTTGTATTTCTAATCATTGTTATTTCGAAAATGCTAAAACAATAAACTTATGGCGACTCAAATAA